One window of Dechloromonas sp. ZY10 genomic DNA carries:
- a CDS encoding MFS transporter: MQRSILIIVVAQLFGTSLWFSANSAADDLLRQWQLPPAEIGTLTNAVQLGFICGTLLLALSGLADRYAASRIFAVSAVGGALANGAFALFADGLASGVPLRFLVGLSLAGIYPLGMKLVVSWEPQRAGAALAWLVGMLTLGSALPHGIRWLGTGAAWQAAILVSSGLALLAAAMIHRLGDGPHLQRRNNAPPLQLGRVLHCFTRPAFRASALAYFGHQWELYAFWTLVPALLLQAGLAAPGSSHGAGAAFAVVGIGALGCIAGGVLSRTAGSARVAALALALSATCCLLFPFTVDAPNWAKWLLLLLWGASVVADSPHFSALSARACPPEMVGSALALQNALGFAITMGSIQLGTRLVGDWGTHIAWLLLPGPLLGLLALRPLWREAPERG; this comes from the coding sequence ATGCAACGCAGCATCCTGATCATCGTCGTCGCCCAGTTGTTCGGCACTTCGCTGTGGTTTTCCGCCAACAGCGCCGCCGACGATCTGCTGCGCCAATGGCAATTGCCGCCGGCCGAGATCGGCACGCTGACCAACGCGGTGCAGCTCGGCTTCATCTGCGGCACCTTGCTGCTGGCCTTGAGCGGCCTCGCCGACCGCTATGCCGCCAGCCGCATCTTCGCCGTCAGCGCAGTCGGCGGGGCGCTGGCCAATGGTGCTTTCGCGCTGTTCGCCGACGGTCTGGCCAGCGGCGTGCCGCTACGTTTTCTCGTCGGCCTCAGCCTGGCCGGCATCTACCCGCTGGGGATGAAGCTGGTGGTCAGCTGGGAACCGCAACGCGCCGGTGCCGCGCTGGCCTGGCTGGTCGGCATGCTGACCCTGGGCAGCGCGCTGCCGCACGGCATCCGCTGGCTCGGCACCGGCGCCGCCTGGCAGGCGGCGATTCTGGTCTCGTCCGGCCTGGCCCTGCTCGCCGCCGCAATGATCCACCGGCTGGGCGACGGCCCCCACCTGCAACGCCGCAACAACGCGCCGCCGCTGCAACTCGGGCGGGTGCTGCATTGCTTCACCCGGCCGGCCTTCCGCGCCTCGGCGCTGGCCTATTTCGGGCATCAATGGGAGCTGTATGCCTTCTGGACGCTGGTTCCGGCCTTGTTGCTGCAAGCCGGGCTTGCCGCGCCGGGCAGCAGCCACGGGGCCGGAGCCGCCTTTGCCGTGGTCGGCATCGGCGCGCTCGGCTGCATCGCCGGCGGCGTGCTCAGCCGGACCGCCGGCAGCGCCCGCGTGGCGGCGCTGGCGCTGGCGCTCTCGGCCACTTGCTGTCTGCTCTTCCCGTTCACGGTCGACGCGCCAAACTGGGCAAAATGGCTGCTCCTGCTGCTCTGGGGCGCCAGCGTCGTCGCCGACTCGCCGCACTTCTCGGCGCTGTCCGCCCGCGCCTGCCCGCCGGAAATGGTCGGCAGCGCCCTGGCCCTGCAAAACGCCCTCGGCTTCGCGATCACCATGGGCTCGATCCAGCTCGGCACCCGCCTGGTCGGCGACTGGGGCACCCACATCGCCTGGCTGCTCCTCCCCGGGCCGCTGCTCGGCCTGCTGGCGCTGCGCCCGCTGTGGCGGGAAGCCCCGGAGCGGGGATAA
- a CDS encoding metal-sulfur cluster assembly factor, protein MSLPASLPASLPASPSASSALPSIEALRAALSKVADPEIGANIVDLGLVYAIRADAAGVSVDLTMTSPACPMGGLIVDDARAELQRLLPPEVPVEIKVVWEPAWSPALMSPECRARLGWED, encoded by the coding sequence ATGTCTTTGCCCGCCTCCCTGCCTGCCTCCCTGCCTGCCTCCCCGTCCGCGTCCTCGGCCCTGCCTTCCATCGAGGCCCTGCGCGCCGCGCTGAGCAAGGTCGCCGACCCGGAAATCGGTGCCAACATCGTCGATCTCGGGCTGGTCTATGCAATCCGTGCGGACGCCGCCGGGGTCAGCGTCGACCTGACCATGACCTCGCCGGCCTGTCCGATGGGCGGACTGATCGTCGACGACGCCCGCGCCGAACTGCAGCGCCTGCTGCCGCCGGAGGTCCCGGTCGAAATCAAGGTCGTCTGGGAACCGGCCTGGTCGCCGGCGCTGATGAGCCCCGAGTGCCGCGCCCGCCTCGGCTGGGAAGACTGA
- the nikR gene encoding nickel-responsive transcriptional regulator NikR, with protein sequence MERFTISLDAALAGDFDALIAARGYRNRSEAVRDLIRAAIAADRAREAPAGHCVANLSYVYNHHERELAERLTEKQHAHHDLTVAALHTHLDHENCLESVILRGPTARVQQFAEALIAERGVRHGQVNLIALEAEAHHAHDEHGEAHVHYRPAR encoded by the coding sequence ATGGAACGTTTCACCATCTCGCTCGATGCGGCGCTGGCCGGCGACTTTGACGCGCTGATCGCCGCCCGTGGCTACCGCAATCGTTCCGAGGCGGTGCGCGACCTGATCCGCGCCGCGATTGCCGCCGACCGCGCGCGCGAGGCGCCGGCCGGCCACTGCGTCGCCAATCTCTCCTACGTCTATAACCACCACGAGCGCGAGCTGGCCGAGCGCCTGACCGAAAAGCAGCACGCCCACCACGACCTCACCGTCGCTGCGCTGCACACCCATCTCGACCACGAAAACTGCCTCGAATCGGTGATCCTGCGCGGCCCGACCGCGCGCGTGCAGCAGTTTGCCGAAGCGCTGATCGCCGAACGCGGCGTCCGCCACGGCCAGGTCAACCTGATCGCGCTCGAAGCCGAAGCGCACCACGCCCACGACGAACACGGGGAAGCGCATGTCCACTACCGTCCCGCCCGCTGA
- a CDS encoding sensor histidine kinase yields the protein MSTTVPPAEASGAQPPSVSVMAPAGAAPSPLADVPGAGPLAGDGLGEQAWIEVIQRMDEVYNDLLQYEVALEEKNAALEESHQFIESVLASMSDILIVCDRPGTIQEVNPSLCHFTGQSAAALVGRPLFDLFADDGERARARELFARFAREGVHDQEFFLRAGDGSTVPVSINCTPRLSQTGKLMGVVVTGRPVGELRRAYQALRQAHDDLKRTQGQLLHAEKMVSLGRLVAGVAHELNNPISFVLGNVLSLQRYARRIGQYLDTVHAAPQPPEVDALRGELRIDRILADMPQLIAGMIEGAERTRDIVDALKRFSAVDKATPERVHLNEVVERSVRWVVQSAPAKFTVDCDLPPNLYCRGSSGQLQQVVMNLIQNACDATTSASAGAGGGRLTIRAALAGGEVCLSFCDNGPGIPPEHLDHLFEPFFTTKPVGQGTGLGLSISYGIVDRHGGRLSAANRGPVEAAGARGGEVAGEVPGDIGGACFRLCLPLESS from the coding sequence ATGTCCACTACCGTCCCGCCCGCTGAAGCGTCGGGCGCGCAGCCACCGTCGGTGTCGGTCATGGCGCCTGCCGGGGCCGCGCCGAGTCCGCTGGCCGATGTGCCCGGGGCCGGCCCGCTGGCCGGCGACGGCCTCGGCGAACAGGCCTGGATCGAAGTCATCCAGCGCATGGACGAGGTCTATAACGACCTGCTGCAGTACGAAGTCGCGCTCGAAGAGAAGAACGCCGCGCTGGAGGAATCGCACCAGTTCATCGAAAGCGTGCTGGCGTCGATGTCCGACATCCTGATCGTCTGCGACCGGCCGGGCACCATTCAGGAGGTCAATCCCTCGCTCTGCCATTTCACCGGCCAGAGCGCCGCCGCGCTGGTCGGGCGGCCGCTGTTCGACCTCTTTGCCGACGACGGCGAGCGTGCCCGCGCCCGCGAGTTGTTCGCCCGCTTCGCCCGCGAGGGGGTGCATGACCAGGAGTTCTTCCTGCGCGCTGGCGACGGTTCGACGGTGCCAGTCTCGATCAACTGCACGCCGCGCCTGTCGCAGACCGGCAAGCTGATGGGGGTGGTGGTCACCGGCCGTCCGGTCGGCGAACTGCGCCGCGCCTACCAGGCGCTGCGCCAGGCACACGACGACCTGAAGCGGACGCAGGGACAGTTGCTGCACGCCGAAAAGATGGTCTCGCTCGGCCGCCTGGTCGCCGGCGTCGCGCACGAACTCAACAACCCGATCAGCTTCGTCCTCGGCAACGTCCTCTCGCTGCAACGCTACGCCCGCCGCATCGGCCAGTATCTCGATACGGTACATGCGGCGCCGCAGCCGCCCGAGGTCGACGCGCTGCGCGGCGAATTGCGCATCGACCGCATCCTCGCCGACATGCCGCAGCTGATCGCCGGGATGATCGAAGGCGCCGAGCGCACCCGCGACATCGTCGATGCGCTGAAACGCTTTTCCGCCGTGGACAAGGCGACGCCGGAGCGGGTGCACCTCAACGAGGTGGTCGAACGCTCGGTGCGCTGGGTGGTGCAGAGCGCGCCGGCCAAATTCACGGTCGACTGCGATTTGCCGCCGAATTTGTACTGCCGGGGATCGTCGGGGCAGTTGCAGCAGGTGGTGATGAACCTGATCCAAAACGCCTGCGACGCCACGACCTCGGCCAGCGCCGGGGCCGGCGGCGGGCGGCTGACGATCCGCGCCGCGCTGGCCGGCGGCGAGGTCTGCCTGAGCTTTTGCGACAACGGGCCGGGGATTCCGCCCGAGCACCTCGACCACCTGTTCGAGCCCTTTTTCACCACCAAGCCGGTCGGCCAGGGCACCGGCCTCGGGCTGTCGATCAGCTACGGCATCGTCGACCGCCACGGTGGTCGGCTCAGCGCCGCCAACCGGGGGCCGGTCGAGGCCGCTGGTGCAAGGGGCGGCGAGGTAGCGGGCGAAGTGCCTGGCGACATTGGCGGCGCCTGTTTCCGCCTCTGCCTGCCGCTGGAAAGCAGCTAA
- a CDS encoding nickel transporter: MDTLPADALSLALLTFVLGMKHGFDADHLATIDGLTRYNARRNPALARYCGTLFSLGHGGVVIVIALSVAALAGQWAVPDWFELLGSLISIAFLLGLGLLNLNAVLRAGPDQVVQPVGLKGRLLGQLGQVSHPALVALVGALFALSFDTLSQAAFFALSASSLGGWQHALGLALLFMLGMLLTDGINGLWIARLIARADQIALVASRVMGLVVAGVSLLVAAFGLAKLLSPAVEAWADGKELAFGLLLVAIIAGSFFWSLRLTRRLAPAGSLEA, translated from the coding sequence ATGGATACCTTGCCTGCCGATGCACTGTCGCTGGCCTTGCTGACCTTCGTGCTCGGCATGAAGCACGGTTTCGACGCCGACCATCTGGCGACCATCGACGGCCTGACCCGCTACAACGCGCGGCGCAACCCGGCGCTGGCGCGTTACTGCGGCACGCTGTTCTCGCTCGGCCACGGCGGCGTGGTGATCGTGATCGCGCTGTCGGTCGCGGCGCTGGCCGGGCAATGGGCGGTGCCGGACTGGTTCGAGCTGCTCGGTTCGCTGATCTCGATTGCCTTCCTGCTCGGGCTCGGCCTGCTCAACCTCAATGCCGTGCTGCGCGCCGGGCCGGATCAGGTGGTGCAGCCGGTCGGGCTCAAGGGGCGCCTACTCGGGCAGCTGGGCCAGGTCTCGCATCCGGCGCTGGTGGCCTTGGTCGGGGCGTTGTTCGCGCTTTCCTTCGATACCCTGTCGCAAGCCGCCTTCTTCGCCCTCAGCGCCAGTTCGCTCGGCGGCTGGCAGCACGCGCTCGGGCTGGCCTTGCTGTTCATGCTCGGGATGCTGCTCACCGACGGTATCAACGGCTTGTGGATCGCCCGCCTGATTGCCCGCGCCGACCAGATCGCGCTGGTCGCCTCGCGGGTGATGGGCCTGGTCGTCGCCGGCGTCTCGCTGCTGGTCGCCGCCTTCGGCCTGGCCAAGTTGCTGTCGCCGGCAGTTGAGGCCTGGGCCGACGGCAAGGAACTGGCTTTTGGCCTGCTGCTGGTGGCGATCATCGCCGGCAGCTTCTTCTGGTCGCTGCGCCTGACCCGGCGGCTGGCGCCGGCCGGCTCGCTGGAAGCCTGA
- a CDS encoding TonB-dependent receptor yields the protein MAQPMLYGRRGEKPKTLPAAVLWPSLLGVALATGTAPLAAHEAAQLSTIEVRAQAENLQGLARSGSEGIVSSQRLAAVPLLRPGEVLEMVPGLIVTQHAGDGKANQYFLRGFNLDHGSDFATWIGGVPVNAPTHAHGQGYTDLNFLIPELVDRVHYRKGPYYAEEGDFSSAGSAHIDYFRRLDRNLAQLTLGGFGKHQGLARTLLAGSPQAGAGNERGQWLYGLELYRNDGPWQVPENYRKLNGVLRYSEGSRRDGWSLTGMAYDGRWTSTDQIPERALAQGLDRFGSLDPTAGGRSFRYSLAADWAAHDAERHRKGSVWLLHSGLDLWSNFTYFLNSPANSDQFRQSERRTAGGFQWAEARFGEWRGLAVENAWGVQGRVDRIAPLGLYATQARQTLATVREDRVEQRSLGFWAHNEVRWNSWFRSTQGFRADVWSATANSNLTANSGERSDALLTPKLALVFGPWQRTEVYFNYGHGFHSNDARGTTIRVDPADGTTTVNRVAPLVRTKGHELGVRSEILPGWQSTVSVWQLDSASELLFVGDAGTTEASRPSRRQGIEWNNFYALSDWLALDADLDWSRARFRDDDPAGRYVPGAVTTSANLGLSVDRLGPWFGAFRLRHFGPRPLLEDNSLRSRSSTLANLRIGYRLDRQTQLQLDVYNLFDRQLSDIEYAYESRLAGEAAGVMDRHFHPGEGRNLRLSIIHRW from the coding sequence ATGGCGCAGCCCATGCTCTACGGTCGACGCGGCGAAAAGCCCAAAACCCTACCGGCCGCCGTGCTGTGGCCGTCCTTGCTCGGCGTCGCGCTGGCCACCGGCACCGCGCCGCTGGCCGCGCACGAGGCCGCCCAACTGTCGACCATCGAGGTCCGCGCGCAAGCGGAAAATCTGCAGGGCCTGGCCCGTTCCGGCAGCGAGGGCATCGTCTCCAGCCAGCGCCTGGCCGCCGTGCCGCTGCTGCGTCCGGGCGAGGTGCTGGAAATGGTGCCGGGGCTGATCGTCACCCAGCATGCCGGCGACGGCAAGGCCAACCAGTATTTCCTGCGCGGCTTCAACCTCGACCACGGCAGCGACTTCGCGACCTGGATTGGCGGCGTGCCGGTCAATGCGCCGACGCATGCGCACGGCCAGGGCTACACCGATCTCAATTTTTTGATTCCCGAGCTGGTCGACCGTGTGCATTACCGCAAAGGCCCGTATTACGCCGAAGAGGGCGATTTCTCGTCGGCCGGCAGCGCGCATATCGACTATTTCCGTCGTCTCGACCGCAATCTGGCGCAGCTGACTTTGGGCGGTTTCGGTAAACATCAGGGCCTGGCGCGGACGCTGCTCGCCGGCTCGCCGCAGGCTGGGGCCGGTAACGAGCGCGGGCAATGGCTGTACGGGCTGGAGCTGTATCGCAACGACGGCCCCTGGCAGGTGCCGGAAAACTACCGCAAGTTGAACGGCGTGCTGCGCTACAGCGAAGGCAGCCGGCGCGACGGCTGGTCGCTGACCGGGATGGCCTACGACGGCCGCTGGACCTCGACCGACCAGATTCCCGAACGGGCGCTGGCGCAAGGGCTGGACCGCTTCGGCAGCCTTGATCCGACCGCCGGCGGGCGCAGCTTCCGCTACAGCCTGGCCGCCGACTGGGCGGCGCACGACGCCGAGCGTCACCGCAAGGGCAGCGTCTGGCTGCTGCATTCCGGCCTCGACCTGTGGTCCAACTTCACCTATTTCCTGAACTCGCCGGCCAACAGCGACCAGTTCCGTCAGAGCGAACGGCGTACTGCCGGCGGCTTTCAGTGGGCGGAAGCGCGCTTTGGCGAATGGCGCGGTCTGGCAGTTGAAAACGCCTGGGGCGTGCAGGGCCGCGTCGACCGCATCGCGCCGCTCGGCCTCTACGCGACGCAGGCGCGGCAGACGCTGGCGACGGTGCGCGAAGATCGCGTCGAACAGCGCAGCCTCGGTTTCTGGGCGCACAACGAGGTGCGCTGGAACTCGTGGTTCCGCTCGACCCAAGGTTTCCGCGCCGATGTCTGGAGCGCCACGGCCAACAGCAATTTGACGGCCAATTCCGGCGAACGCAGCGATGCGCTGCTGACCCCCAAGCTGGCGCTGGTCTTCGGCCCGTGGCAGCGGACCGAGGTCTATTTCAACTACGGCCACGGCTTCCACTCCAACGACGCGCGCGGCACCACCATCCGCGTCGATCCGGCCGATGGCACGACCACGGTCAATCGCGTCGCGCCGCTGGTGCGGACGAAAGGCCACGAGCTCGGCGTGCGCAGCGAAATCCTGCCCGGCTGGCAGTCGACCGTGAGTGTCTGGCAACTCGATTCGGCCTCGGAACTGCTCTTCGTCGGCGACGCCGGCACCACCGAGGCCTCGCGTCCGTCGCGCCGGCAGGGCATCGAGTGGAACAACTTCTACGCGCTGAGCGACTGGCTGGCGCTCGACGCCGACCTCGACTGGTCGCGCGCACGCTTCCGCGACGACGATCCGGCGGGTCGTTACGTGCCGGGGGCGGTGACCACCAGCGCCAACCTCGGCCTCAGCGTCGACCGCCTCGGTCCGTGGTTCGGCGCCTTTCGCCTGCGCCACTTCGGCCCACGCCCGCTGCTCGAAGACAACTCGCTGCGCTCGCGCAGCTCGACCCTGGCCAATCTGCGCATCGGCTACCGGCTCGACCGCCAGACGCAGCTGCAACTCGACGTGTACAACCTGTTCGACCGCCAGCTGAGCGACATCGAGTACGCCTACGAATCGCGGCTGGCCGGCGAGGCCGCCGGCGTGATGGATCGGCATTTCCACCCCGGCGAGGGGCGCAATTTGCGCCTCAGCATCATCCATCGCTGGTAA
- the hypA gene encoding hydrogenase maturation nickel metallochaperone HypA, protein MHEMSLAEGVLQLVEDTARREGAQRVKTVVLEIGRLSSVEPEALRFCFDAVARDTLAATAALEIVDVAGAAWCLNCDATVAVSERYDACPQCGGYQLQLTAGTEMRVREIEIE, encoded by the coding sequence ATGCATGAAATGTCGCTCGCCGAAGGCGTGCTGCAACTGGTCGAAGACACCGCCCGCCGCGAAGGTGCGCAGCGGGTCAAGACCGTGGTCCTGGAAATCGGCCGCCTGTCTTCGGTCGAACCCGAGGCGCTGCGCTTCTGCTTCGATGCGGTCGCCCGCGACACGCTGGCGGCGACGGCCGCGCTGGAGATCGTCGACGTCGCGGGGGCGGCCTGGTGCCTCAATTGCGACGCGACGGTGGCGGTTAGCGAACGTTACGACGCCTGCCCGCAATGCGGCGGCTACCAGTTGCAACTCACCGCCGGCACCGAAATGCGCGTGCGCGAGATTGAAATCGAATGA
- the hypB gene encoding hydrogenase nickel incorporation protein HypB → MCTVCGCAPGEVKIEGGAHAHHHDHEHGHPHTHADGTTHSHAHDHAGAHGHGGAHEHHHHAHSHTHADGSTHSHAHDHSGDHEHEHAHHHADEHAHDHSHEHPHHHGVGGDLDYGSGPARAHVPGMSQARMVQIEQDILAKNDRYAEANRRWFDERGIFALNLVSSPGSGKTTLLCKSIELLKNEVAINVVEGDQQTANDAERIRATGVPALQINTGKGCHLDGHMVGHAMERLKPADHSLFLIENVGNLVCPAAFDLGEHHKVAILSVTEGEDKPLKYPDMFAAADLMLLNKCDLLPYLQFDADLAEANARRVNPKLTVLRVSATSGEGMAAWLDWIRAGLRAQAGKREVSVDQLKARIAELERQLAAR, encoded by the coding sequence ATGTGTACTGTCTGCGGCTGCGCACCCGGCGAAGTCAAGATCGAGGGCGGCGCCCACGCGCATCACCACGACCATGAACATGGGCATCCGCATACCCATGCCGACGGCACCACGCACAGCCACGCGCACGACCATGCCGGCGCCCACGGCCACGGCGGGGCGCACGAGCATCATCACCACGCCCACAGTCACACCCACGCCGATGGCTCGACCCACAGCCATGCCCATGATCACTCCGGCGACCATGAACACGAACATGCTCACCACCACGCCGATGAGCATGCGCACGACCATTCACACGAACACCCGCATCACCACGGCGTTGGCGGCGATCTCGACTACGGCAGCGGCCCGGCGCGCGCCCATGTGCCGGGGATGAGCCAGGCGCGGATGGTGCAGATCGAGCAGGACATCCTGGCCAAGAACGACCGCTACGCCGAGGCCAACCGCCGCTGGTTCGACGAGCGCGGCATCTTCGCGCTCAATCTGGTGTCCAGCCCCGGTTCGGGCAAGACCACGCTGCTGTGCAAGAGCATCGAACTGCTCAAGAACGAAGTCGCGATCAACGTCGTCGAAGGCGACCAGCAGACCGCCAACGACGCCGAGCGCATCCGCGCCACCGGCGTGCCGGCGCTGCAGATCAACACCGGCAAGGGCTGCCACCTCGACGGCCACATGGTTGGCCACGCGATGGAGCGGCTCAAGCCGGCCGACCACTCGCTGTTCCTGATCGAAAACGTCGGCAACCTGGTCTGCCCGGCGGCTTTCGACCTCGGCGAGCATCACAAGGTGGCGATCCTCTCGGTCACCGAAGGCGAGGACAAGCCGCTCAAATACCCGGACATGTTCGCCGCCGCCGACCTGATGCTGCTCAACAAGTGCGACCTGCTGCCCTATCTGCAGTTCGACGCCGACCTCGCCGAGGCCAACGCCCGCCGGGTCAATCCCAAGCTGACCGTGCTGCGCGTCTCGGCGACCAGTGGCGAAGGCATGGCCGCCTGGCTCGACTGGATCCGTGCCGGCCTGCGCGCCCAGGCCGGCAAGCGCGAGGTCAGCGTCGACCAGCTCAAGGCGCGCATCGCCGAACTTGAACGCCAACTGGCCGCGCGTTAA
- a CDS encoding CorA family divalent cation transporter, which yields MSDETNLTEADTVKDDLAEVQDLLAKHRLVEDVVRRQEGTRHDLVENLVHRQHIGELRALFARLPTVSVALILSALPDEDRLIAWNEIAEERIDDILELLSEEIREDLVGDGRHTSTKVMVNAFELHNGRMRQITVDRPGQLANIKPIWVDLVAPTPRVRDWVGRHFGLELPDPEDLTDLEASARFYIEDNGEIHLHSDFLLDLDTESRNVPVAFILHKDILFSVRTEELPVFRLQRLRARTQPGYVTCGTDVLLDLYAADAEYSADALEDVYADLESAGRHVLNTRMTDEEAGLILADIARQEDLNGRIRRNVLDTRRAVSFLTRAKFLSAQQQEDARQIMRDIESLDGHTSFLFGKINFLMDAVVGFININQNQRINKLTKLSIVFMPINIVAGIGGMSEFSMMTEGVAWPLSYGALTVTMGIIGWLTYLALRQAEQREIQRKLESTSAALKRPGTPAAKG from the coding sequence ATGAGTGACGAAACCAACCTGACCGAAGCCGATACCGTCAAGGACGACCTTGCCGAAGTGCAGGATCTGCTCGCCAAGCATCGTCTGGTTGAGGATGTGGTGCGCCGGCAGGAAGGCACGCGGCATGATCTGGTCGAGAACCTCGTGCATCGCCAGCACATCGGCGAATTGCGCGCGCTGTTCGCGCGCCTGCCGACGGTCTCGGTGGCGCTGATCCTCAGCGCCTTGCCCGACGAAGATCGGCTGATCGCGTGGAACGAGATTGCCGAAGAGCGGATCGACGACATCCTCGAACTGCTCTCCGAGGAAATCCGCGAGGATCTGGTCGGCGACGGCCGGCACACCAGCACCAAGGTGATGGTCAATGCCTTCGAACTGCACAACGGCCGGATGCGCCAGATCACCGTCGACCGGCCCGGCCAGCTGGCCAACATCAAGCCGATCTGGGTCGACTTGGTAGCGCCGACGCCGCGCGTGCGCGACTGGGTCGGTCGGCATTTCGGGCTGGAACTGCCGGACCCGGAAGACCTGACCGACCTCGAAGCCTCGGCTCGCTTCTATATCGAAGACAACGGCGAAATCCACCTGCACTCGGACTTCCTGCTCGACCTCGATACCGAGTCGCGCAACGTGCCGGTGGCCTTCATCCTGCACAAGGACATCCTGTTCTCGGTGCGCACCGAAGAACTCCCGGTCTTCCGTCTGCAACGGCTGCGTGCGCGCACCCAGCCCGGTTACGTGACCTGCGGCACCGACGTGCTGCTCGACTTGTACGCGGCCGATGCCGAGTACTCGGCGGATGCGCTGGAGGACGTCTATGCCGACCTCGAATCGGCCGGCCGCCACGTGTTGAATACGCGGATGACCGACGAGGAAGCCGGGCTGATCCTGGCCGACATCGCCCGTCAGGAAGACCTGAACGGACGCATCCGTCGCAACGTGCTGGATACCCGCCGCGCGGTGTCCTTCCTGACCCGTGCCAAGTTCCTCTCGGCGCAGCAGCAGGAAGACGCGCGCCAGATCATGCGCGACATCGAATCGCTCGACGGCCACACCTCCTTCCTGTTCGGCAAGATCAACTTCCTGATGGACGCCGTGGTCGGCTTCATCAACATCAACCAGAACCAGCGCATCAACAAGCTGACCAAGCTGTCGATCGTGTTCATGCCGATCAACATCGTCGCCGGGATCGGCGGCATGTCGGAATTCTCGATGATGACTGAAGGCGTCGCCTGGCCGCTCTCATACGGCGCGCTGACGGTGACCATGGGGATCATCGGCTGGTTGACCTATCTGGCCTTGCGCCAGGCCGAACAGCGCGAAATCCAGCGCAAGCTGGAAAGCACCAGTGCCGCGCTGAAGCGGCCCGGCACGCCGGCGGCCAAAGGCTGA
- the hemL gene encoding glutamate-1-semialdehyde 2,1-aminomutase — MTAQAPSRNQQLFERAQRHIPGGVNSPVRAFRSVGGTPLFFQKGAGSQVQDADGRWYTDYVGSWGPMILGHAHPEVIAAVQAAVVDGLSFGAPTEREIEIADLLCDLVPSMDMVRLVSSGTEATMSAIRLARGFTGRDLLVKFEGCYHGHSDSLLVKAGSGLLTFGNPSSGGVPAGIAENTVVLPYNDPQALAEAFQGYGDKIAAVIVEPVVGNMNLIAPTAEFLKAMRELTAQHGAVLIFDEVMTGFRVGLGSAQGHYGITPDLSTFGKVVGGGMPLAAFGGKREIMEKIAPLGPVYQAGTLSGNPIAVAAGLATLKLVQQKGFYEALTVKTRTLCDGLVAAAQKHGIAFAAQNVGGMFGLYFAEQCPTTYDAVLACDKEAFNRFFHAMLDAGHYFAPSAFEAGFVSAAHSEAEIAATVAAADAYFASLK, encoded by the coding sequence ATGACTGCCCAAGCCCCTTCGCGCAACCAGCAACTGTTCGAACGCGCCCAGCGCCACATTCCCGGCGGCGTCAATTCGCCGGTCCGCGCCTTCCGTTCGGTCGGCGGCACGCCGCTGTTCTTCCAGAAGGGTGCCGGCAGCCAGGTGCAGGATGCCGACGGCCGCTGGTACACCGACTACGTCGGCTCCTGGGGCCCGATGATCCTCGGCCACGCGCATCCGGAAGTGATCGCTGCCGTGCAGGCCGCCGTCGTCGACGGCCTGTCCTTCGGCGCACCGACCGAGCGCGAGATTGAAATCGCCGACCTGCTGTGCGACCTGGTGCCGTCGATGGACATGGTCCGCCTGGTCTCCTCCGGCACCGAAGCGACAATGAGTGCGATCCGCCTGGCGCGTGGCTTTACCGGCCGCGACCTGCTGGTCAAGTTCGAGGGCTGCTACCACGGCCACTCCGACAGCCTGCTGGTGAAAGCCGGCTCCGGCCTGCTCACCTTCGGCAACCCGTCGTCCGGCGGTGTCCCTGCCGGCATCGCCGAGAACACCGTAGTCCTGCCCTACAACGACCCGCAGGCGCTGGCCGAAGCCTTCCAGGGCTACGGCGACAAGATCGCGGCGGTGATCGTCGAGCCGGTGGTCGGCAACATGAACCTGATCGCACCGACCGCCGAATTTCTCAAGGCCATGCGCGAACTGACCGCGCAGCACGGCGCCGTGCTGATTTTCGACGAAGTGATGACTGGCTTCCGCGTCGGCCTCGGCAGCGCCCAGGGCCACTACGGGATCACCCCGGACCTGTCGACCTTCGGCAAGGTGGTCGGCGGTGGCATGCCGTTGGCGGCCTTCGGCGGCAAGCGCGAAATCATGGAAAAGATCGCCCCGCTCGGCCCGGTCTATCAGGCCGGCACGCTGTCGGGCAACCCGATCGCCGTTGCCGCCGGTCTGGCGACGCTGAAGCTGGTGCAGCAAAAAGGCTTCTACGAAGCGTTGACCGTGAAAACCCGCACCCTCTGCGATGGGCTGGTCGCTGCCGCGCAAAAACACGGCATCGCCTTCGCCGCACAGAACGTCGGCGGCATGTTCGGCCTCTATTTCGCCGAACAATGCCCGACCACCTACGACGCGGTGCTGGCCTGCGACAAGGAAGCCTTCAACCGCTTCTTCCACGCCATGCTCGACGCCGGCCACTACTTCGCGCCATCGGCTTTCGAAGCCGGTTTTGTCTCGGCCGCGCACAGTGAGGCCGAGATCGCCGCAACGGTTGCCGCTGCCGACGCTTACTTTGCCAGCCTGAAGTAA